The genomic stretch CTAAAATACAGGCTTAATCGCCTATTGAATTTGTCTAGCTTTACGGTAATGACCTGGTTAGGTTTGGTTGTAGCCACACATTATCATCTAATTGGtgatacaataaaataatgacaggacaagggggaatgtttttaaactaaaagaagggagatttagattagggATTAGGAGGAAAGTATTCACTtggagggtgatgaggcactggccgcacagagaggttgtggatgccccatccctggaggtgttcaagaccaggttagatgaggccctaGGTgatctgatctagtgggtggcatccctgcccatggcagggggtaggaactggatgatctttgaggtcccttccaacccaagccattctatagTTGAATTCTATGATACAAATTGACAACAGCAGAGTCTGTGCATCCCAGCTGACAATCAGGAGGCTGATGGCAACCAGAGGGGATAGACAGGAGGAAATTGCTGAGAAATGAGAGGGGACCCCAATGTTAGAAATGTGTAAGACTAAGCAGTGAGATAAAAGATGTTGGTTGAAGTGAGGCAGCTTTCTACATGTCTATGTATGGATCCAGTGCAGGGCTTTATCCGTTGACCTGCTAGAATGTAAAATGCACTGTTGCTTTTAGAGCTGGATGTGCACATCAGAGATGGATAAAGCCATGTGAGACAGCCAGATTGGCTGCCTGGTGACCTGTAACCAATTTTACAAGAGgagttttacaaaaaaaattgcgattagattaaaaaaaataagaagaaaccTCGCTTATATTTCAGGCTGAGTAAATGAACACAGAAGCCTCAGAAAGATGCCCAGAGTAAGAaagtgttgtttattttgtttagagaATTACGAATGTGGTGAAGCAATCCTTGCCATGAACCAGCTAACACAAATTCCTCCTCATTAAACCTTAGGGGTTTGCTAATGGTTTATGCTGCTTGTGGAAATCTGCTATTATGTTATTTGACACAGTGGAGCAGAAATGTTCCTCTAAGCTACCTAAAGCATTAGGTATGGAGAACTTCTTCATTTCTGAGATTTTATGGTCTCTGATTTTTTTACAAGTATTCTAGTGAAGTAAAACTTCCATAAAGGCTTTGATCCATGGTGTTGCAGCTGGTGAATCTTTCCAGGGCTGACAAAAGCTTAATTCTTGTTTCcttatttctgcagtttctcatCCTGAAGCTAGTGGGAACTTCAAGCTCAAGCGCAGCAGTAAGCATACCCAGCTTGGAGGCTTCATGCCTTTTGTGGGactaaaggaaaggaaatatgcTGTGATTAGTCACAGAATAGAAACTTCAAGGCCTGGGGCAGGAAAGGAAAGTGAACGTATGTATATTTAAAGGCAAAACTACTCATGTGCTCTGAAAGCTTTGTTGATCTAATGCCCAATTGGAGAGAGGTGAAAAATGAATAGGGAAAAGAGTTTTTAATGTCGTTCCCGATGGTTGCATGAAAATGAACCGTCTCGTAGTGAAGGCAACAACTTAGACATGTAATTAATTGTCCTCTGTCTCCCATTTGCaacttttcctctttaataGGCTGTTCCTCTATAATGACGAATTTCTCCGTAACTTATAAATAACTAATTCCAATTACTTACGTACCAACTGGTTATTTACTAGGGAATTCCAGTGCCCAGCTCATCCAGCCTATTTCCCATGCCTGCCCTAGGATGGATGAATCATGCTTGGGAAACCTTTGCTCATTCTACACtgtagaaaatgtttaattaggGGTGTTCCGAGGCAGGTTAATGTCCCTGCaggatttgctttgttttgtttccagataTAGCAGCAGATCCCATCTGGAGTGAAAACATGAATGTGCAGGCAAGGCCCCCAGCTGTAACTCTTAAACCCTCATTGCATATGCTGAGCTCAGTTCAAGTAGTCAGTTTTCACAAAGAATTAAACCAATGCGTTTCTTCCAGCCCTCTGCCTGTGGTGCCTCAGGCATTTCCCTCGACTTTTGTGTTTCCTTAGCATTCCTCCTACTTAGGCTGATTTCACCAGTGATTAAAATATGGATGAAAAGCCACAAAGTAAAAGAGATGCCATAAGAAAACAGATATGATGGAATGATGACTGTAAACACCCAGAACTGTTGaaatacaacatttattttcttgctgaagATTGAAGGAGCAAAGCATGAAGGAAAATCCCAGCAGAAAACATTGTGATTTACATTGGCTGATAGAACTTAAACAGCTCTAGGATAGTAAAAGCAAGATATTCATCCAAAAATTTGCATGACACTCCAActgctttaaaagcatttgattGCAGAGAAGTGCTACGGATGGTGAGCGATGAAAACTGGAGACAAATTCAATGCCTTGAGCAAGGAGTCATCCAGTGGTTGTGGTGGTAGGCGCGTGCCCGGATCCTGGTGCTAGTACTTGGGGTACGTTGGCGGCAGCTTGCAGATGTTCTTGGTGTACTGGGGGCAGTAGGGCTGCACGGGAGGGCAGTAGCGCTGCACAGGGGGGCAGTAGGTCTGCACGGGAGGGCAGTAGCGCTGCacgggggggcagcagggcgtCACACAGGGGAACTGTGGCACAGGTTCCCTCTGGAAGGTGGAATGACAGGAGGGTCCCGAGTCATGGCAGGAGGAGCGGGAGCCGTGGCAGGAGGACCCTGAGCTATGGCAGGAGGTCTCGCGGCTGTGGCAGGATCCACGGGAGCACATTTTTCCGGGGAGTCGGTAAAGCTGTCAGGAGGAAGAGATCATCCTGGTTAGAGGAGACCCAGGTGCACTTCTCACGTAGCCTCGTCCCCGCCTTTCTTTCATTATaccttttccccatctctccccTTTGACCTCTTTCTTTGTCTCCATCTTCCCAGCCCAACCCGAATGCACCCTTATCCCTGCCTCACCCTTGTGTCTTGCTCTGGCTCTTCTGGCATGGAGCTCGGTCCCACAAACTGATGCAAGGAGTCCTGCCACCCTGTCCTGAAGACCATTTCCCATCCCagggtgcagggccacctgcaaGGAGCTCCCTTGCCATTCCCTCACTgccccctctcctgccccagccatCCCCATCCTCACACCTGCTTCTCCTGGAGCAGTAGTTGAGTGCAATGAGATGACACAAAGCTTTGTGCCCACACCCAGGAGGATACCATGGCCCCCAGTGCCAGATTCTCCTCTAGCAGCAGGAGGAGTAAGGCAAAGAGGAGAACAGGTCTTAcctctggagctgcagggagaagtGTCTGGATGTGACGGTGAGCGAGTGAGGAGCCCTGGGCTGAGCCGCCTTTTATACAGCTCCCCAAGGTCACATCGGGTATGAGACACCACTGCACAAGGGCGGTGGGGTTCTTCACGCGCTCAGTGCGGCACGTGCTGGCGCTACCCTATTCTTAGTGCTTCCTCACTGACGCACAGTGTTCTCTCCCATCTTTCAATGCCAGAGATTTCCCTAGGAGGATGGGGGAAGCGATCTCTTTCCCGTTTCCTGGAGACTGACACTAAGCTCATCGGTATTCCGTAGGGTGCCGAAGGGCAGCTGGGGTTGCATCAGGGGGAGAAATGTCATTATTGCTCAGAAATGCTGactcctgcagcaggcacacCGTTGTGTGCAAGAGACAGCTCAGGACGTTAATTGaggcgtttttttttttatggcaagAGGAAATGGGACTAGCAGGGCCTGGCTTGATGCTGGGCAGTCTGCTGGGATTTCCTTGGCCCTGTGCTGTGGCTAAATGGAAACTCTTTGTGATTCTCCACCTGCCCCTGAACTTGCCAGAGGATCGGGCCCCTCttatttctcctcctctgtCAAAGGTTTGTTAGTGCTGAAGTTCAGAGAACTTCTGCATGGTCTCTGGCCATTCAGGTTTCCTttccttgatttatttatttttttatttattttttaattctgcatcTGTTCCTTATGGTTTTATTAGCTGAGCTCATGATCTCGGAAGTGTGGAAGGCAAAGATTCTGAGCAAGGGAGATTTTCAGCTGAGCTCTGAGGAATTTTTCACCGTGTCCCCATGCGCAACACAATGGATATTAAGACTGGATTTGTAATGCCACCTGAGTCAGCATGTCAAGTGTAAAGCCAGGAAGGTGTCAGCTCATCAGCTTTGGGAAACACTACCCCATCCGACTAACTGGCTCCATGCTCCAAGAACCTCTTCTTCAGTCTCTCCAGGACATGGATGTCCCACAGCCCAAGGAATACCTTATGCTAGAGGTGATGCAGTGAATCGTACTGAGCTTTGTGCAGCAAGGGAGGATTGCGTGAATTGCTGAGGGACATTTGGAGACTCTGCTGTGGATCCCAAACTCCAGGAGGCTGCAAGTGCCCAGGCGCTGACCCTGTTGCTTGCCCTCTGTGTGTGCCCATCCTGCACTCAGTCTTCTCGTGGCTGGCCTCCAGGCTTCAGCCTGCAGCATCCCATTGGCATTCCCCCTCgctctctccacctcctccaaaGACTTCCCTGAGTGGGATATCCTCGGTTTTCACccacacacaaatatttctgaactCTCACATTCAGGTCCTGCTGAGGGAAATATGACTGTGTGGAGCTGCCATCGATGGCGTGCCTTTCTTTGAGGGGAGTACAAGAGGAAAGGCCAACGTGGAGTGatgaaatgcagtttttgaGTGATGTGGGTGTTGGTACCGGCTCGTTTGCATTCATCAGGGATTGTCTGATGGTTTCTCCATCGTGAGGGATTGCAGGGACTGCATTGGTGCCACAGTAGTGAACCTGGATCTTACGTGAGGTCGACATTCACCTGCTAGGCCATTTCTCCACACCAAAGCATACATCACTGAGCAGCCGTGATGGCACAGGGAGGAGAAGTGCATGGCATCTCTTCTTTTCTGAGGCATTAAGCTAGTTGAAGGCAGAGATGTGGGAAAGCTGTGGGGCTGAGTTTGCAGTAGCTGGCTGCATGGACTGCCTACGGGACGGACAGCTGTGAAGTGCTTCCTGCCCTTTCAGGGAACAGCTCTGCTTGTTCGCCAAAGCCAGAGTTTGCAGGCAgtggtgtttgctgttgctgtttgtcTAGAGCCTGGGAGAAGGAATGTGTGTGGTGCAGCTGATGGTCTGTGTCAGGAGAGGGAGCTTtgtgctgctcagcccctgagatgctgtcctggtttcagttagaacagagttgattttcttcctagtaggTGGTGgtatgctgtgttttggcttgggatgagaagagtgctgataacaccccgatgttttaattgttgcagagcagtgcttataccaagccaaggacatctcagcttcttgctctgtcctgccaaaaggcaggctgggggtgcagtaagagctgggaggggacagatccAGGAaaggtgacccaaactagccaaaggggtattccataccatctgatgtcatgctaaacaatatataggggtggctagccgggggagggggccggactgctcaatgttaggctgggcatcggtcagcgggtggtgagcaattgcattgtgcatcacttgtttgtacacattattagtagtagtactattatcatcactgtattatcattattattgttattattattctcctgtcttattaaactgtccttatctcaactcacgggcttcactttccatttctctcccccgtcccagagagggaggggaagggtgagtgaacggctgcgtggtgtttagctgctggtcgggttaaaccacgacagataCACATGGAGATCTGTGAGGTGAGAGCTTTTTGCTCTGATAATCTGTCTGAAATACCCATTATGTCCCCTTTTGTCCCCTTATGTCCCCAGGAATTGTGCGTGCTGGACAGGGACAATGGTGCCCATGTCAAGGAGGAGAATCTTGgagagaaaaatccagaagacCTCTAAGGCCCTGGAAAGTGagcaaaggaacagaaagagaatGTGGGTTTCATGAATTGTAAGCTTTATTATCTTCCCCATTTAGGGGATCCTGATAGAGCAGCATGCAGCATCAAAGGCTTCCTGGTGGTAGCTGTGTCTGGCACACCTGGAAGGGCCATCTCCTGCATGATTGTAAAGAAGGACTGCTTGCAGGATGCTTCCGGGCAGAGTTCACGCGGGGTAGCGGTGAAGCACGGGACTGAATCCCCGGGACAGCCATAAGGATGGGTGCTGCATGGCCAGAgtgcagaggagaaagcagctggCGTTGGGTGAGCAGATCCTGGTGCTAGTACTTGGGGTACGTTGGCGGCAGCTTGCAGATGTTCTTGGTGTACTGGGGGCAGTAGGGCTGCACGGGAGGGCAGTAGCGCTGCACAGGGGGGCAGTAGGTCTGCACGGGAGGGCAGTAGCGCTGCacgggggggcagcagggcgtCACACAGGGGAACTGTGGCACAGGTTCCCTCTGGAAGGTGGAATGACAGGAGGGTCCCGAGTCATGGCAGGAGGAGCGGGAGCCGTGGCAGGAGGACCCTGAGCTATGGCAGGAGGTCTCGCGGCTGTGGCAGGATCCACGGGAGCACATTTTTCCGGGGAGTCGGTAAAGCTGTCAGGAGGAAGAGATCATCCTGGTTAGAGGAGACCCAGGTGCACTTCTCACGTAGCCTCGTCCCCGCCTTTCTTTCATTATaccttttccccatctctccccTTTGACCTCTTTCTTTGTCTCCATCTTCCCAGCCCAACCCGAATGCACCCTTATCCCTGCCTCACCCTTGTGTCTTGCTCTGGCTCTTCTGGCATGGAGCTCGGTCCCACAAACTGATGCAAGGAGTCCTGCTACCCTGTCCTGAAGACCATTTCCCATCCCagggtgcagggccacctgcaaGGAGCTCCCTTGCCATTCCCTCACTgccccctctcctgccccagccatCCCCATCCTCACACCTGCTTCTCCTGGAGCAGTAGTTGAGTGCAATGAGATGACACAAAGCTTTGTGCCCACACCCAGGAGGATACCATGGCCCCCAGTGCCAGCTTCTCCTctagcagaagcagcagcagaaggaggaagaggatgaggagaaaatgttcttacctctggagctgcagggagaagtGTCTGGATGTGA from Aythya fuligula isolate bAytFul2 chromosome 28, bAytFul2.pri, whole genome shotgun sequence encodes the following:
- the LOC116499503 gene encoding putative small proline-rich protein 5 is translated as MCSRGSCHSRETSCHSSGSSCHGSRSSCHDSGPSCHSTFQREPVPQFPCVTPCCPPVQRYCPPVQTYCPPVQRYCPPVQPYCPQYTKNICKLPPTYPKY